From Poecilia reticulata strain Guanapo linkage group LG3, Guppy_female_1.0+MT, whole genome shotgun sequence:
GTGGCTGGAGATGCAGCCGGTGGGAGAGGACTGGTTTTTGGATTTCCGTGTTTTGGGTAAAGGTGGTTTTGGGGAAGTGTCCGCTTGTCAGATGAAAGGCACAGGAAAACTGTACGCCTGCAAAAAGCTCAACAAGAAAAggttaaagaaaagaaaaggttatGAGGTAAGAGATTCTGAATCTATTGTGTATTGTTGATGCGATGCAAGCTGTGTTCGGAGTCAAATTTCAGGCACATTGTCTGTACAAATTACTCCCAAAATGAATTATAATTTTCAATGTAAACTTGATTAAACTGGCTTTAGTAATATTTACTGAGTCTATATCGAAATACTCTGCATACAACTGCCAGACCCAGTAAGTTAGAGAAATACATTAGTCTTCACATTTTACTTTACTACTTACTTTATATANNNNNNNNNNNNNNNNNNNNNNNNNNNNNNNNNNNNNNNNNNNNNNNNNNNNNNNNNNNNNNNNNNNNNNNNNNNNNNNNNNNNNNNNNNNNNNNNNNNNNNNNNNNNNNNNNNNNNNNNNNNNNNNNNNNNNNNNNNNNNNNNNNNNNNNNNNNNNNNNNNNNNNNNNNNNNNNNNNNNNNNNNNNNNNNNNNNNNNNNNNNNNNNNNNNNNNNNNNNNNNNNNNNNNNTATATATATATAGAAGGCTCTCAAACACACTGTGTGATTAAGTCGGCAGAGTTGGTGGCTTACAGGGAAACCATGAAATTTGACAATGTAGTAGAAGGAACAACTACAATATTTCCTCAAAGCTAGACGGGGGATTAGTAAGAAGCCTGTGAATGAAGAAGGTTCAGGACGAGCTACTTACGACTACTACCTTCTTCTGCCTCTAGGGGGCGATGGTGGAGAAAAGGATCCTCGCCCGAGTTCACAGCAGATTCATTGTCTCCTTGGCTTATGCCTTCCAGACAAAAATCGAGTTATGTCTGGTCATGACCATCATGAATGGAGGAGACCTGAGGTTAGAACTTCTATCAACACTTTTacaccttttttaaattattattgttgtttgtttcatatCATCTTCCACGAAGTTCAAATTACACAATATCTCCCTCCTTGTCTCTGATCAATAACTTTGCTTCCAGGTATCACATCTACAACGTGGATGAGAACAACCCAGGCTTTGATGAGCCACGGGCCTGTTACTATGCGGCACAGATTATCCAGGGCATGGAGCACCTCCACCAGAAGAGGATCATCTATAGAGACCTGAAGCCAGAGAATGTGCTACTGGACAATGAGGGTCAGAAACACATGCACTCGACTAAAGGGAGAAGCTTTAAATGCAGCTAACTCACCAGCATAGACTAGTTCCCCCCTTATTTTTCAAAGGTTTAAGCCAATGGCTAAAACCCAGGGTTGATTTTGGttaagtaaaacatttacttataGGAAATGAAGTGCCATTGCTTTGTGAACATGGCAAAAAGGGTTGAAAGTGAAATTCTTTCTTGCAAATAAATCTCATAAATCAAATCTGCCCACGATTGTTAAATATCTATACCCTAACAGAAGTCTTTTTACCTGTAGAACTATTCTGTCACGTTACTTCAATGgtttatgtgacagagcaaAGCAAAGttgagcagcagaagaaaaaagatcatgctttaatttttggtttggtttatataattaaaaatctgaaacttgtGTCTTACATTTGTGTTTTAGCATCTTTTACTCTGATAACTGTATATAAAACAATGCATCAAAAAAGTTCAAGCAGTATGAAACTGCATTTCTGGGAAAAGTTAAGCTTTTTCTCTTGGATTTACAAGGATTCAAAAACACGCTAAACagatggttttgttttgtcatgctACATCTAGTGTTGATATAGttatttttatagcaaataAAGTTTGTCAGAGAGTGAGCTCTTGACAtctctgtgctgtttttttttcttctcaaaggTAACGTACGAATCTCTGATCTGGGTCTCGCCGTGGAGCTGGCAGACGATCAGCTCAAAATCAAGGGCTATGCTGGAACTCCAGGTACAGACAACACATTTACACAGTGAGcttaagaacattttctttaaacaaaggCTTTTGACTTCAACTGAATGTGTGAGAGCAACACAGTTAATCCTTATTTAATGTCAGCGGTTATATTTTGAAgtcttaaacttaaaaaaaaaaaaaaaacagatcctATAACGCTCTGGTTATCATGcaggcttttctttttatacctAATGACACGATTTTGATTTGGTTAAGAACCTCCGTCTGTGtctgtgtcatttttaaaaaaaatttgacttaatGATGGCCTTGAAGAGACATGATCTTAAATTAAGAAAACCAAACTACAAGGAAAATAATTAGAGTCAAGATTagattgcttatttttttatcaacagaTCTCCTACAGCAGTAGCCAACTGAGACACTAAGCAAAATAATTCTAACAtaaatgtttggtgttttttattatttcattcattacaTCAAATCTAAATTGATGCTCCAGTTTAAACACTGAGAACTTCTTATTCTCCTGTTCAGGTTTCATGGCTCCCGAGCTTCTGAAAGGCGAAGAGTACGACTACTCTGTGGATTATTTCACTCTGGGAGTCACACTCTATGAGTTCCTGGCTGCTAAAGGACCCTTCAGGAATCGTGGAGAGAAGGTagacaaaaaagaaaggctGCGCAAATAAACAAGCTTCTTGATTTTGGAGTTTGAGCAGAAGTTTGATTTTGTCGCATCAGGTGGAGAACAAGGTGGTGAAGAAACGGATTCTGAACGATCCCGTAATCTATCCGGAAAAGTTCAGCGAGAGCGCCCGGTCCATCTGCGAGGGTCTGCTGTGCAAGGAGGTTGACAAGAGGTTCGGGTTCAAGGACGGCTCGTGTGACGAGCTGAGGGCTCACCCCTTCTTCCAGGACATTAACTGGAGGAAACTGAACGCAGGTCAgtttgtgacagaaacaaatgtcCAGATGCAAGCTGTTAATGTCACCAAAAGGACGTTTCTGctctacatttaaaaacttttttaaacaaatcccCTGCCCACCCGTCAGagaagagttttaaaatgtacaagGTTCTGATCATTTCCCAGCTTTGACCAACTCTGTTTGGACTGTCCACAAGTCCAAATAGGTTTCTAAAAGCCTTGGTTTTATTGAAAGTAGACTCAACTAAATCAGTTGAAACATTTCAATGTACAAGCTTTACTAAACCTTTGTTAGAGTAAAATATTAATTGAGTTGCtcactaaagtaaaaaaaactagaacatTAGATATCCTGTTGCTGATGTGAATCTTATAACATCGATGTCTCCAACGTCAAACTATCTAAGAGAAACTCTTTAACCTTCTGTCCCCCTCAGGAATCCTACCTCCCCCTTTTGTGCCAGACTCCAAGACGGTGTACGCCAAGGACCTGGACAACGTCGGCGCCTTCTCCACGGTGAAAGGCGTGGCTCTGGAAGACGTAGACAAGGAATTTTTCGATGAGTTCGCCACAGGGAACATCTCCATCCCCTGGCAGGAGGAGATGATAGAGACCGGGATCTACGGAGAGCTCAATGTGTGGGGCCCCGGCGGCACCCTGCCCAACGACCTGCGGCGTGAGTCCATCCTGGAGCAGCCGCCCAAGTCCTCCACCTGCACGCTGTGCTGAGAGTTCAACATGAAACCTCTCTTCTCTATATGAGTGATTGTACAGGGACAGGCAAGAAGGCAGAGCGGGAGAATTCATGTCATCGatgattcttttttgtttgttttgtatttcaagAACTGCATAATGTAAAGATATTTATAggattattgtgatttttaataactttactCCATAGTAAGAAATTGCTCAACAGTTCACCAAGGCATTCGATCTTTTATCAGgcttctttaaaaacatctctcttttttttttttttgttcaaaatatacagatttatttctaaCACTCAATGTGTCTGTTCTAGTTAGGAGTAAAAAATTAGAAGTTCTTCAGTCGCTGTGAGactaaatgaaaagcaaaagtaaaacagcagagtatttatttttcatactgATGCATGACTTACAGCTTGTACATATTTCTCCTACTTTTTAATATTCTTATTCTGCTTCCCCGGTGTACTACATTAGTTTCTAACACGAtttaaagattgttttattCTACAAAGATGTTAAGCAAATAAATAcaccattttgcatttaatccaaatgtgattttgatgtttttaaattaatctatgCCCCTTGCAATCCATACAAAATACTTCTTTTTGTCGTTGTTAGTTTCATAAAtcctttattttagtttagcattttttcCTGCTAATCATGCAGGAGGTTAATCCTTAATATTCTAGTTTATGCATTTACAAAGTactcattcatttttttaattccaccataatcttctctttttgctgaaacaaaaacagtagcAATGTGTCGATCATTAGATATGTAAATAATGAtttgaatatgttaaatattgatgaaatcACTCTTAAAAATGcgaataaaaaccttaaattgaACGGTTGTTATGAAGGCGTATTAATCATAAGATTATAATTTTACTGTTTCGCACATattaaaagtttcattatttCTCTGACAGTAAAGCTGGACAAGCATAGGTCAGTAACTATGTTGTCCTCGTGCATTCAATACTTTTAAAGGTCAACACAAATTTACCTCTGTTTGAAGGGATGTTCTCTTCTTTTCCCCATTTTGGAGAGGCTTTGATAGTAATGGGAATTTGTGTCACATCACTTTTACACCCCAAGGAATGAATTGCTAAGgcttacaaattaaaagtttccAAACAATCTGATTGCCTGAAAAAactaatgtttaatttatttttacagaaatttctGGGAGTGATAAGGATGACTGCAgggattttggaaaaaatttaacTGGAAACAGTGGACGGCCGATgaattataattaaaattttcattgtgagatgctgcaaaaaaaataagaagaagaatTTCTTTTAAGGCGTATTTATCTTTATCGGGCCTGTAAATAAGAGTGTAggttacttttatttaaactcttATTGTTTCAATGTATTTCTTATGGGATGTTTGTCAGTCAACACAGCTTCAGCAGGTCACAGATATTTATTGCTTTCCAGTAGAGGGCGCTGTACTCAATTAAATTATTCTTTCCCACAGTCATGAAAACCTCATAAAATCAAATTGTATGCATCATTAGACTCAGAACTGTATATTTTCCACAGCATCTTCCAAATAATTTCCACAGGAATCCATCTGAAGCCGTATAAAACTTATGtaagataaatatttcaataatggGGTGAA
This genomic window contains:
- the grk1a gene encoding rhodopsin kinase GRK1; its protein translation is MDIGGLTTVVANSAYISARGSFDGTANPAVNRDKKYRSRLKLPHITVCEGLRETSDLGFYTVCVEQPIGKRLFQEFLDSNNEYKGPCRLWKDIEEYNMAEDEDRTSKASKILSRYMEPDAKYYCPFLPENGITKVKEKHQEASDDLFNDTMDGVMDFLKEVPYTFFLESMYLKRFLQWKWLEMQPVGEDWFLDFRVLGKGGFGEVSACQMKGTGKLYACKKLNKKRLKKRKGYEGAMVEKRILARVHSRFIVSLAYAFQTKIELCLVMTIMNGGDLRYHIYNVDENNPGFDEPRACYYAAQIIQGMEHLHQKRIIYRDLKPENVLLDNEGNVRISDLGLAVELADDQLKIKGYAGTPGFMAPELLKGEEYDYSVDYFTLGVTLYEFLAAKGPFRNRGEKVENKVVKKRILNDPVIYPEKFSESARSICEGLLCKEVDKRFGFKDGSCDELRAHPFFQDINWRKLNAGILPPPFVPDSKTVYAKDLDNVGAFSTVKGVALEDVDKEFFDEFATGNISIPWQEEMIETGIYGELNVWGPGGTLPNDLRRESILEQPPKSSTCTLC